Genomic DNA from Chloroflexi bacterium ADurb.Bin180:
ATCGACGTGGCCAACCCGGCCGCCCCGCACGAGGTCGCCTTTTACGATACGGCAGGCACCGCGTCTGGCGTGGCGCTCCATGGCGGCCTGGCCTACGTCGCCGATGAGAGCGGAGGGCTGATCATCCTGCGCCTGTTCCGCGGCCGGGGTCAGCGGCACTGGCCGGTGCAGGAGCACTGAATCCTGGCCGGGATTGTTTGGCAGCGCGGCGGTTTCGAGCTAGACTATGCCAGAGTCGCCCAGCGGCCAGGTGATCCGGAAGGAGATGCGAATGCTGACCGAATACATACGCGCGGCGATGCACCGCGCGGTCTACGAGATCCTATCAGATGGCACCTACTATGGCGAGGTGCCGGCCTTTCAGGGAGTGTATTCGAACGCCACCTCCCTCGAGGAGTGCCGCAGCCTGCTCCAGGAGGTCCTGGAGGGTTGGATTGTACTGGGTTTGCGCCTGGGTCATCGCCTGCCCGTCGTGGACGGAGTGGAGTTGACTGCCGGGCTCGAGGTGGCTTGATGTCTGCCGCGGAGCTGATCAGGCGCAAAGAGCTCCGCCACCGCCGGCATCAGCCACAGTCAGTCACCGGGAGTTGAGACCGAATAGTCCGACCACCATCCCCCCCGGCCTGGACCGGGGGTCATTCTTAACGGCAAGGAGGCCGAATGTGAAGCCGCGCTGCTCTACCTGGTTCGCGCTCGCTCTCACCCTCTCTCTGTGTCTGGGCGCAATGCCCGCGGCGGCTCAGCCGCCGCCTGATCCTGCCTTCTCTGCCCCGGTAGTCGAAGCGTCTCTCGCCGCGCCAATCAGCAAGAACGTCGAGCTCGTCGGACAGTTTGGCGGAACGGCTGCTGCCGTCGCGGTTCAGGGCAACTATGCCTATGTGGGCGTTGGCCCGCGGCTGGTCATTCTGGACGTCTCCAATCCCGCTGCCCCCGTCCTTCTGGGACGCACGGACGTACTGCCCGGCGTGGTGCAGGACGTGGCCGTGGACGGCCACTATGCCTACGTCGCGGACTGGGACGCGGGCCTGCGCATCATCGACATCGCCAACCCGGCCGCTCCCACCGAGGTCGGTTTCTACGACACGCCGGGCAATGCCAAGGGCGTCGCCCTGGCCGGACACTATGCCTACGTCGCGGATGGGTGGTGGGGCCTGCGCATCATCGACATCGCCAACCCCGCCGCTCCCACCGCGGTCGGGTTCTACGACACGCCGGGCTATGCGCAGGGCGTCGCCCTGGCCGGACACTATGCCTACGTCGCCGATGGGGACGCGGGCCTGCGCATCGTCGACATCGCCAACCCCGCCGCTCCCACCGCGGTCGGTTTCTACGACACGCCGGGCTATGCGCGGGGCGTGGCCCTGGCCGGACACTATGCCTACGTCGCGGATGACGACGCGGGCCTGCGCATCATCGACATCGCCAACCCCGCCGCTCCCAGCGAGGTCGGTTTCTACACCACGCCGGGCTATGCGCTGGGCGTCGCCCTGGCCGGAGCCTATGCCTACGTCGCGGATTTCTGGTCGGGCCTGCGCATCATCGACATCGCCAACCCCGCTGCTCCCACCGAGGTCGGTTTCTGCGACACGCCGGGCGATGCGGTGGGCGTCGCCGTGGCCGGACACTATGCCTTCGTCGCGGATGGGGGCGGCGGCCTGCGCATCATCGACATCGCCAACCCCGCCGCTCCGACCGCGGTGGGTTTCTACGACACGCCGGGCTATGCGCAGGGCGTTGCCCTGGCCGCACACTATGCCTGCGTCGCGGATGGGGAGGGTGGTCTGGCCATCCTGCGCCCGCTGCGCGACAAGTTCACTGTCACCCTGCTTCCCGAGGGCGGCACCGTGGCGTCAACGGCCAGGGACGCCTACTTGGTGTTCCCCTCCGGTTCGTTCACTTCCACCATCAGCCTGACCTACCGCCAGCTCTGGCTCGATGAGAACACGGGCCCGCTTGCCGGCATCGGCCGCACCTTTGAGCTGAGCGCGGTCTATCGAGACACGGGCCAGGCCGCGCAGCTAGGGCCGGGGCAGAGTTTCACCGCGACCCTGCACTATACGGACGCCGAGCGCGGCGGGGCCATCGAGAGCACGCTGGCTCTGTATAGCTGGGATGGCAGTGCCTGGGTCAGGGAACCGACCAGTGTGCTCGATGCGGGAACCAACACCATCACCGCTGCCCCGAACCATCTGGGCCTCTTTGCGGTGCTGGGGAACACGCTCCGCCTGACATTGCCGGTGGTGGTCAAGAGGAACTGAGTCAGGGCTGCCAGCCGCCCCGTCGAAGAGGTGGGGGCGAACGGCGAATCTGGGCCACGAATGCACGAACGCGCCCTGTCCGATTCGTGTATTCGTGACCCTATTCGTCGTCGGCCTTTTCTAGGGCCTGATCGATATCCCGCAGCGGTCAGGATAGGTACAATGAGCGGCGCGATGGCAATGGCGGAAAGTCAGCAGCGGC
This window encodes:
- a CDS encoding LVIVD repeat protein, with protein sequence MKPRCSTWFALALTLSLCLGAMPAAAQPPPDPAFSAPVVEASLAAPISKNVELVGQFGGTAAAVAVQGNYAYVGVGPRLVILDVSNPAAPVLLGRTDVLPGVVQDVAVDGHYAYVADWDAGLRIIDIANPAAPTEVGFYDTPGNAKGVALAGHYAYVADGWWGLRIIDIANPAAPTAVGFYDTPGYAQGVALAGHYAYVADGDAGLRIVDIANPAAPTAVGFYDTPGYARGVALAGHYAYVADDDAGLRIIDIANPAAPSEVGFYTTPGYALGVALAGAYAYVADFWSGLRIIDIANPAAPTEVGFCDTPGDAVGVAVAGHYAFVADGGGGLRIIDIANPAAPTAVGFYDTPGYAQGVALAAHYACVADGEGGLAILRPLRDKFTVTLLPEGGTVASTARDAYLVFPSGSFTSTISLTYRQLWLDENTGPLAGIGRTFELSAVYRDTGQAAQLGPGQSFTATLHYTDAERGGAIESTLALYSWDGSAWVREPTSVLDAGTNTITAAPNHLGLFAVLGNTLRLTLPVVVKRN